AACTTGCGCAGCCCTCGGGTAAAGAATATAAACAACGGTTTTTGGTGCGAATTGGAAGTAAATTGATTCCTGTGGAATGCAAAGACATACTGTTTTTTTATGCTGAAGACAAATGGATTGACCTCATAACAAAAGACAATAAGCGTTTTGTCGTAGACTTCAGCCTCAATCAATTGGAAGATTTACTTGACCCGAAGGATTTTTTTCGCATCAATCGGCAATACATCATTCACAGGCAGGCATTGATCTCCATCGCTCAGCATCAACCGGGACAAGTAACGGCGCTTATCAAATCAAATCCATCGGAATCCCCGGTCATCAGTCGCCGAGTTACGCCCCGCTTCAAACTATGGTTATCCGAAAATAAAAAACCCTGACGGTGACATCAGGGTTTATAGTTAAATATGATGATGTATTATAGCAAAGTTCGGTTAAAATGGTAGGTCAAGCTAATGCCATAGTACCATTGTTTTGACGACTTCACGCCATTATAAGGGTCAAACAGATTTCCGCTATTAACAAACCGTATAGCCTCCATTGCACCCATGTCATAATAACCATTCAAATCGGATGCCGGGCTATTTTTCTTCTTTAACCATGCGGCATCCCCCGAGATACTTAATCTGTTTTCGATAAAATAGGTTAAGTTAGTGCTAATTTTATATTTCTTACTTTTAAATGTTTCGTGTGTATCCTCATCGCCGATTTTAATATGTGCATTATCGTATGTGCCGCTGACAGTCCATAATAACCGATCCGCAATGGAATACAGATGATTGACGGCCAACTGCATTTGCTTAAGATCACTGACAGGGTTGTATTTTTTTGAACTTGATCGAAAATCCAAACTACCTGTTGCCGAAAAATCAATTTGCCCATTAATGGAGTAATTATGATAAAATTGCCCGTTGAGCATCATTCCTAAATAAGTGGAACGAAACTTCACGTCTTCATCATCCAGATAATAATTGCTCGAATTTCTCTTATCTCGGCTTTGGTAGCGAATAATTCGTGGTCCGACATCAATCACATAGCCTTCCAAACGATTTCCGATCGCTTCCTGAAAAACATCGTTCATATAGTGCGCTTCAAACGGCGTTAAATCCGGTAATGCTTCATCTAACGAGTTCCAGAATTCTTTTTGATGCCTATCATAGACATTTTGATAACCATATAACCGTGCAAACTCTGCGGCAACACGCTGCGTTGTTTCTTCGTTCCATGATTCACCCTTTCCGACAGCGTTGAGCCTTTCATGCACTCTCATGGCGCGAATGACAGGTGTCACGTTACGGATTCGGCCAATACCAAACAATGTCGCCAAAGACAAATCAATGGCGTTTGATTTTTCTTTAGAACGCATTATGGCCGTATCAGGAAACATATAACCGATATCCGTTACTTTATAAACAGACTCGCTCTTTGTATAAGCTATGTGCGGTAGAATGGTGGCATGATAATATCCCGCATAGTGGGAACTATTTCCTCGCAACATAACATGAGCAACTATGTCATTATAGTCACGGTCAGAGTGACCTAGATCGTTATTTCTACTGGTTTCATTGGTTCGTTTGGAATAAAATGCCGAAGCTGAAAAGTTTAAATCCTGCTTTTCCGATTCACGCATAAGGATATAATTGGAATTTAGCCAATACGACGAGTTATCATTCTTATATTCTTCATCAGAATAATCCGAAGAGCTATTGTTTCTACTCAGGCTCGCATTGATCCATCCGCGGCTATATCCCCAATCGGGCAACCGGTAATCCTTGATCGGTTTGGGATTATTATCTGAAAAGCCTACACTTGTCTGTGCGGATAATTGATCCTGCATTAA
This window of the bacterium genome carries:
- a CDS encoding response regulator transcription factor encodes the protein MKVLIIEDEPVAADHVASLLRRILPDVEITGQIATVREAVHLLGQNRFDLILSDIQLADGSCFEIFRQTKVNTPIIFITAYDQYALRAFEVFSVDYILKPVTEKKIETALNRFKERRDLFFADYEKLAQPSGKEYKQRFLVRIGSKLIPVECKDILFFYAEDKWIDLITKDNKRFVVDFSLNQLEDLLDPKDFFRINRQYIIHRQALISIAQHQPGQVTALIKSNPSESPVISRRVTPRFKLWLSENKKP